A window from Pseudomonas alloputida encodes these proteins:
- a CDS encoding recombinase family protein, with translation MHGQRIGYVRVSSFDQNPERQLEQIQVDKVFTDKASGKDTRRPELERLLAFVREGDTVVVHSMDRLARNLDDLRRLVQGLTQRGVRIEFLKEHLTFTGEDSPMANLMLSVMGAFAEFERALIRERQREGIALAKQRGAYRGRKKSLSSERIAELRQRVEAGEQKTKLAREFGISRETLYQYLRTDQ, from the coding sequence TTGCACGGTCAGCGCATCGGTTACGTCCGCGTCAGCAGCTTCGACCAGAACCCAGAACGGCAGCTCGAACAGATCCAGGTGGATAAAGTGTTCACCGACAAGGCGTCGGGCAAGGACACACGGCGGCCCGAACTGGAACGGCTGCTCGCCTTCGTGCGCGAAGGCGACACGGTCGTGGTGCACAGCATGGATCGTCTGGCGCGCAACCTCGACGACCTGCGCCGCCTGGTGCAGGGCCTCACCCAGCGCGGCGTACGCATCGAGTTCCTTAAGGAGCATTTGACCTTCACCGGCGAGGACTCGCCGATGGCGAACCTGATGCTGTCGGTAATGGGCGCGTTCGCCGAGTTCGAACGCGCCTTGATCCGCGAGCGGCAGCGCGAGGGCATCGCGCTCGCCAAGCAGCGCGGGGCCTACCGTGGCAGGAAGAAATCCCTGTCGTCTGAGCGTATTGCCGAACTGCGCCAACGTGTCGAGGCTGGCGAGCAAAAGACCAAGCTGGCTCGTGAATTCGGAATCAGTCGCGAAACCCTGTATCAATACTTGAGAACGGATCAGTAA
- a CDS encoding DUF3330 domain-containing protein, with translation MCCKEIPLDAAFTPEGAEYVEHFCGLECYQRFEARAKTGNETDADPNACDSLPSD, from the coding sequence GTGTGCTGCAAGGAAATCCCGCTCGATGCCGCCTTCACCCCGGAAGGCGCGGAATACGTCGAGCACTTCTGCGGGTTGGAGTGTTATCAACGCTTCGAAGCGCGTGCCAAGACAGGGAACGAAACCGATGCCGATCCGAACGCCTGCGACTCGCTACCGTCAGATTGA
- the intI1 gene encoding class 1 integron integrase IntI1, producing MKTATAPLPPLRSVKVLDQLRERIRYLHYSLRTEQAYVHWVRAFIRFHGVRHPATLGSSEVEAFLSWLANERKVSVSTHRQALAALLFFYGKVLCTDLPWLQEIGRPRPSRRLPVVLTPDEVVRILGFLEGEHRLFAQLLYGTGMRISEGLQLRVKDLDFDHGTIIVREGKGSKDRALMLPESLAPSLREQLSRARAWWLKDQAEGRSGVALPDALERKYPRAGHSWPWFWVFAQHTHSTDPRSGVVRRHHMYDQTFQRAFKRAVEQAGITKPATPHTLRHSFATALLRSGYDIRTVQDLLGHSDVSTTMIYTHVLKVGGAGVRSPLDALPPLTSER from the coding sequence ATGAAAACCGCCACTGCGCCGTTACCACCGCTGCGTTCGGTCAAGGTTCTGGACCAGTTGCGTGAGCGCATACGCTACTTGCATTACAGTTTACGAACCGAACAGGCTTATGTCCACTGGGTTCGTGCCTTCATCCGTTTCCACGGTGTGCGTCACCCGGCAACCTTGGGCAGCAGCGAAGTCGAGGCATTTCTGTCCTGGCTGGCGAACGAGCGCAAGGTTTCGGTCTCCACGCATCGTCAGGCATTGGCGGCCTTGCTGTTCTTCTACGGCAAGGTGCTGTGCACGGATCTGCCCTGGCTTCAGGAGATCGGAAGACCTCGGCCGTCGCGGCGCTTGCCGGTGGTGCTGACCCCGGATGAAGTGGTTCGCATCCTCGGTTTTCTGGAAGGCGAGCATCGTTTGTTCGCCCAGCTTCTGTATGGAACGGGCATGCGGATCAGTGAGGGTTTGCAACTGCGGGTCAAGGATCTGGATTTCGATCACGGCACGATCATCGTGCGGGAGGGCAAGGGCTCCAAGGATCGGGCCTTGATGTTACCCGAGAGCTTGGCACCCAGCCTGCGCGAGCAGCTGTCGCGTGCACGGGCATGGTGGCTGAAGGACCAGGCCGAGGGCCGCAGCGGCGTTGCGCTTCCCGACGCCCTTGAGCGGAAGTATCCGCGCGCCGGGCATTCCTGGCCGTGGTTCTGGGTTTTTGCGCAGCACACGCATTCGACCGATCCACGGAGCGGTGTCGTGCGTCGCCATCACATGTATGACCAGACCTTTCAGCGCGCCTTCAAACGTGCCGTAGAACAAGCAGGCATCACGAAGCCCGCCACACCGCACACCCTCCGCCACTCGTTCGCGACGGCCTTGCTCCGCAGCGGTTACGACATTCGAACCGTGCAGGATCTGCTCGGCCATTCCGACGTCTCTACGACGATGATTTACACGCATGTGCTGAAAGTTGGCGGTGCCGGAGTGCGCTCACCGCTTGATGCGCTGCCGCCCCTCACTAGTGAGAGGTAG